CATAAGATATTTTAAAGGGCAACAGTCTGCAGCCTGGGAAAAGGCAAAAAGAAAAATTTAAAGGAGAACTATCATTAGTTCTCCTCTATACCATCCTTAATATTATATACTATTTTTTCAGGAAATTTATCCTTAATCAACTTAGCCGCAATCCTGCTTTTACCGCCGTAACTACAACAACAAACAATGTTATTGATACCAGATAAACTGTCAAGTTTTTCGGGAATATGACTTAAAGGTATATTGATACCTCCCTTATTAAAATCTTCAAACTCCCACTCCTCCCTAACATCAATCAGATAATATGGGTGGTTTGATTTCTCTATTTCCTTCTTATCTATTTCCACTATTTGATTTTTTTTGGAAGGCAAATTTATATTTTTTAGAAGTTTTTTTCCAAATGAAAAAACATCAAACTGTGTAACCATTGCATTATAGACTAATAACTTACCGGTCAAAACCTCACCTTTTCCAGAAACTATCTTGATAACCTCATTAGCCATCAAATTTCCAATAATGCCGGGTAAAACACCTATAACTCCAATTTCAGAACAATTAGGCATAGCTCCTTCCTCTGGCAATTCGGGATATAAATCTCTGTAAGTTGGCCCCTGCTGATAATTAAAAACAGAAAGCTGTCCTTCGTATTTAAATAAAGATCCAAATACCCAGGTTTTACCCAAAGCAACACAAGCATCATTAATTAAATAACGGGTTTTAAAATTGTCTGATCCATCTACTACCAGGTCATATCCACCAATTATGTCAGCAATGTTTTCCTCTATAACTTTAAACGTATAAACTTTAAAACTTGTATGAGGATTCAGTACCTTCAACTTTTCAGCAGCAACTTCAGCTTTCAATTTATTTATATCATCGCTAGTAAAAAGTATTTGGCGATGCAAATTAGATAAAGACACATGGTCAAAATCTACGATGCCTATTTCACCTATACCCGCTGCTACCAAATATTGCATAGCCGGACAACCTAAACCACCTGCGCCAATAAATAAAACTTTAGCAGCTTTTAACTTCTGTTGTCCCTCCAAACCAAATTCAT
This genomic interval from Pseudopedobacter saltans DSM 12145 contains the following:
- the moeB gene encoding HesA/MoeB/ThiF family protein is translated as MNRKELERYSRQIILDEFGLEGQQKLKAAKVLFIGAGGLGCPAMQYLVAAGIGEIGIVDFDHVSLSNLHRQILFTSDDINKLKAEVAAEKLKVLNPHTSFKVYTFKVIEENIADIIGGYDLVVDGSDNFKTRYLINDACVALGKTWVFGSLFKYEGQLSVFNYQQGPTYRDLYPELPEEGAMPNCSEIGVIGVLPGIIGNLMANEVIKIVSGKGEVLTGKLLVYNAMVTQFDVFSFGKKLLKNINLPSKKNQIVEIDKKEIEKSNHPYYLIDVREEWEFEDFNKGGINIPLSHIPEKLDSLSGINNIVCCCSYGGKSRIAAKLIKDKFPEKIVYNIKDGIEEN